Proteins encoded together in one Gigantopelta aegis isolate Gae_Host chromosome 8, Gae_host_genome, whole genome shotgun sequence window:
- the LOC121378766 gene encoding multiple epidermal growth factor-like domains protein 6 isoform X4, producing the protein MYCQIVSGNYQCHCAEGCIGNIEEYICKSCKEGYYGLYCQMENVALRKQAQHSKECEDYSGKASIAVDGNTTTEFGDKAPHGCTCSIGKDKFWSVDLGKEYLIKNIKIYQRNQTHNVLYGLHIEIDGHECYRWPNTSEPPTVFDVTCDRHGRKVTFKMPDDIVVLALCEIQIFVCTDFWYGDDCTKTCKCRNEVCDKKTGKCKHCRESLTTDSCDACTDFWYGDGCVKTCNCRNKYEVCDKKTGKCTDCPDHYTGDACDACDDGYWGKYCLKCGHCKAGEICNKTTGHCQECRTGWELPRCTTCVDFMHGCSCNITCNCEDTTEICNKETGACDSEADASVHDGAIAAIGAILCVGFVIAVVAQSVSFWRRNAEGRLREWHRCGEHYHNGCLVQTDR; encoded by the exons ATGTACTGTCAAATAG tttcaGGAAACTACCAGTGCCACTGTGCTGAAGGCTGTATAGGAAATATCGAAGAATACATTTGTAAATCGTGCAAAGAAGGCTACTATGGACTTTACTGTCAAATGG AAAACGTGGCTCTCAGAAAACAAGCTCAGCATTCAAAAGAGTGTGAAGATTATTCAGGCAAAGCGTCTATAGCTGTGGATGGTAACACTACTACAGAGTTTGGTGACAAAGCCCCTCATGGGTGCACTTGTTCAATAGGCAAAGACAAATTCTGGAGCGTTGACTTGGGTAAAGAGTAcctgattaaaaacataaaaatataccaGAGGAATCAAA CTCACAATGTACTATATGGACTTCACATTGAAATTGATGGACACGAGTGTTATCGGTGGCCAAATACGAGCGAACCTCCAACCGTTTTTGATGTAACCTGCGACCGTCATGGAAGGAAAGTGACATTCAAGATGCCTGACGACATCGTTGTTCTTGCTTTGTGTGaaattcaaatatttg TGTGTACAGATTTCTGGTATGGTGATGACTGTACCAAAACCTGCAAATGTAGAAATGAAGTCTGTGATAAGAAGACTGGAAAGTGTAAACATTGTCGAGAATCTTTGACTACAGATTCGTGTGACG CGTGTACAGATTTCTGGTATGGTGATGGCTGTGTCAAAACCTGCAATTGTAGAAATAAATATGAAGTCTGCGATAAGAAGACTGGAAAGTGTACAGATTGTCCAGATCATTATACTGGAGATGCGTGTGACG CTTGCGATGATGGCTATTGGGGCAAATATTGTTTGAAGTGTGGTCATTGTAAGGCAGGAGAGATCTGTAATAAAACTACAGGACATTGTCAGGAGTGTCGGACTGGATGGGAGTTACCAAGATGTACAA cgTGTGTGGATTTCATGCACGGTTGTAGCTGTAACATCACCTGCAACTGTGAAGATACAACAGAAATCTGCAATAAGGAAACAGGGGCTTGTGACA GTGAGGCAGATGCGTCAGTTCATGATGGAGCTATTGCTGCGATCGGTGCCATATTGTGTGTGGGGTTCGTCATTGCAGTCGTGGCACAAAGTGTGTCTTTTTGGAGAAG GAATGCTGAAGGTCGGTTGCGGGAGTGGCATAGGTGTGGAGAACATTACCACAATGGCTGCCTTGTTCAGACGGATCGATga
- the LOC121378766 gene encoding multiple epidermal growth factor-like domains protein 10 isoform X1 has product MATVQGGELTCIFIVGYLIYFSITQVSGKYQCHCAEGCTGNVEGYRCKSCKQGYHGMYCQIVSGNYQCHCAEGCIGNIEEYICKSCKEGYYGLYCQMENVALRKQAQHSKECEDYSGKASIAVDGNTTTEFGDKAPHGCTCSIGKDKFWSVDLGKEYLIKNIKIYQRNQTHNVLYGLHIEIDGHECYRWPNTSEPPTVFDVTCDRHGRKVTFKMPDDIVVLALCEIQIFVCTDFWYGDDCTKTCKCRNEVCDKKTGKCKHCRESLTTDSCDACTDFWYGDGCVKTCNCRNKYEVCDKKTGKCTDCPDHYTGDACDACDDGYWGKYCLKCGHCKAGEICNKTTGHCQECRTGWELPRCTTCVDFMHGCSCNITCNCEDTTEICNKETGACDSEADASVHDGAIAAIGAILCVGFVIAVVAQSVSFWRRNAEGRLREWHRCGEHYHNGCLVQTDR; this is encoded by the exons tttcagGAAAATATCAATGCCACTGTGCAGAAGGTTGTACAGGAAATGTTGAAGGATACCGTTGTAAATCATGCAAACAAGGCTACCATGGAATGTACTGTCAAATAG tttcaGGAAACTACCAGTGCCACTGTGCTGAAGGCTGTATAGGAAATATCGAAGAATACATTTGTAAATCGTGCAAAGAAGGCTACTATGGACTTTACTGTCAAATGG AAAACGTGGCTCTCAGAAAACAAGCTCAGCATTCAAAAGAGTGTGAAGATTATTCAGGCAAAGCGTCTATAGCTGTGGATGGTAACACTACTACAGAGTTTGGTGACAAAGCCCCTCATGGGTGCACTTGTTCAATAGGCAAAGACAAATTCTGGAGCGTTGACTTGGGTAAAGAGTAcctgattaaaaacataaaaatataccaGAGGAATCAAA CTCACAATGTACTATATGGACTTCACATTGAAATTGATGGACACGAGTGTTATCGGTGGCCAAATACGAGCGAACCTCCAACCGTTTTTGATGTAACCTGCGACCGTCATGGAAGGAAAGTGACATTCAAGATGCCTGACGACATCGTTGTTCTTGCTTTGTGTGaaattcaaatatttg TGTGTACAGATTTCTGGTATGGTGATGACTGTACCAAAACCTGCAAATGTAGAAATGAAGTCTGTGATAAGAAGACTGGAAAGTGTAAACATTGTCGAGAATCTTTGACTACAGATTCGTGTGACG CGTGTACAGATTTCTGGTATGGTGATGGCTGTGTCAAAACCTGCAATTGTAGAAATAAATATGAAGTCTGCGATAAGAAGACTGGAAAGTGTACAGATTGTCCAGATCATTATACTGGAGATGCGTGTGACG CTTGCGATGATGGCTATTGGGGCAAATATTGTTTGAAGTGTGGTCATTGTAAGGCAGGAGAGATCTGTAATAAAACTACAGGACATTGTCAGGAGTGTCGGACTGGATGGGAGTTACCAAGATGTACAA cgTGTGTGGATTTCATGCACGGTTGTAGCTGTAACATCACCTGCAACTGTGAAGATACAACAGAAATCTGCAATAAGGAAACAGGGGCTTGTGACA GTGAGGCAGATGCGTCAGTTCATGATGGAGCTATTGCTGCGATCGGTGCCATATTGTGTGTGGGGTTCGTCATTGCAGTCGTGGCACAAAGTGTGTCTTTTTGGAGAAG GAATGCTGAAGGTCGGTTGCGGGAGTGGCATAGGTGTGGAGAACATTACCACAATGGCTGCCTTGTTCAGACGGATCGATga
- the LOC121378766 gene encoding multiple epidermal growth factor-like domains protein 10 isoform X2 — protein sequence MATVQGGELTCIFIVGYLIYFSITQVSGKYQCHCAEGCTGNVEGYRCKSCKQGYHGMYCQIVSGNYQCHCAEGCIGNIEEYICKSCKEGYYGLYCQMENVALRKQAQHSKECEDYSGKASIAVDGNTTTEFGDKAPHGCTCSIGKDKFWSVDLGKEYLIKNIKIYQRNQTHNVLYGLHIEIDGHECYRWPNTSEPPTVFDVTCDRHGRKVTFKMPDDIVVLALCEIQIFVCTDFWYGDDCTKTCKCRNEVCDKKTGKCKHCRESLTTDSCDACTDFWYGDGCVKTCNCRNKYEVCDKKTGKCTDCPDHYTGDACDACDDGYWGKYCLKCGHCKAGEICNKTTGHCQECRTGWELPRCTTCVDFMHGCSCNITCNCEDTTEICNKETGACDSEADASVHDGAIAAIGAILCVGFVIAVVAQSVSFWRRKKKAGSEDKDILVQSTDMGV from the exons tttcagGAAAATATCAATGCCACTGTGCAGAAGGTTGTACAGGAAATGTTGAAGGATACCGTTGTAAATCATGCAAACAAGGCTACCATGGAATGTACTGTCAAATAG tttcaGGAAACTACCAGTGCCACTGTGCTGAAGGCTGTATAGGAAATATCGAAGAATACATTTGTAAATCGTGCAAAGAAGGCTACTATGGACTTTACTGTCAAATGG AAAACGTGGCTCTCAGAAAACAAGCTCAGCATTCAAAAGAGTGTGAAGATTATTCAGGCAAAGCGTCTATAGCTGTGGATGGTAACACTACTACAGAGTTTGGTGACAAAGCCCCTCATGGGTGCACTTGTTCAATAGGCAAAGACAAATTCTGGAGCGTTGACTTGGGTAAAGAGTAcctgattaaaaacataaaaatataccaGAGGAATCAAA CTCACAATGTACTATATGGACTTCACATTGAAATTGATGGACACGAGTGTTATCGGTGGCCAAATACGAGCGAACCTCCAACCGTTTTTGATGTAACCTGCGACCGTCATGGAAGGAAAGTGACATTCAAGATGCCTGACGACATCGTTGTTCTTGCTTTGTGTGaaattcaaatatttg TGTGTACAGATTTCTGGTATGGTGATGACTGTACCAAAACCTGCAAATGTAGAAATGAAGTCTGTGATAAGAAGACTGGAAAGTGTAAACATTGTCGAGAATCTTTGACTACAGATTCGTGTGACG CGTGTACAGATTTCTGGTATGGTGATGGCTGTGTCAAAACCTGCAATTGTAGAAATAAATATGAAGTCTGCGATAAGAAGACTGGAAAGTGTACAGATTGTCCAGATCATTATACTGGAGATGCGTGTGACG CTTGCGATGATGGCTATTGGGGCAAATATTGTTTGAAGTGTGGTCATTGTAAGGCAGGAGAGATCTGTAATAAAACTACAGGACATTGTCAGGAGTGTCGGACTGGATGGGAGTTACCAAGATGTACAA cgTGTGTGGATTTCATGCACGGTTGTAGCTGTAACATCACCTGCAACTGTGAAGATACAACAGAAATCTGCAATAAGGAAACAGGGGCTTGTGACA GTGAGGCAGATGCGTCAGTTCATGATGGAGCTATTGCTGCGATCGGTGCCATATTGTGTGTGGGGTTCGTCATTGCAGTCGTGGCACAAAGTGTGTCTTTTTGGAGAAG aaagaaaaaagctgGATCCGAAGACAAAGACATTTTGGTACAAAGCACG
- the LOC121378766 gene encoding multiple epidermal growth factor-like domains protein 10 isoform X3, whose protein sequence is MATVQGGELTCIFIVGYLIYFSITQVSGKYQCHCAEGCTGNVEGYRCKSCKQGYHGMYCQIVSGNYQCHCAEGCIGNIEEYICKSCKEGYYGLYCQMENVALRKQAQHSKECEDYSGKASIAVDGNTTTEFGDKAPHGCTCSIGKDKFWSVDLGKEYLIKNIKIYQRNQTHNVLYGLHIEIDGHECYRWPNTSEPPTVFDVTCDRHGRKVTFKMPDDIVVLALCEIQIFVCTDFWYGDDCTKTCKCRNEVCDKKTGKCKHCRESLTTDSCDACTDFWYGDGCVKTCNCRNKYEVCDKKTGKCTDCPDHYTGDACDACDDGYWGKYCLKCGHCKAGEICNKTTGHCQECRTGWELPRCTTCVDFMHGCSCNITCNCEDTTEICNKETGACDSEADASVHDGAIAAIGAILCVGFVIAVVAQSVSFWRRKKKAGSEDKDILDMGV, encoded by the exons tttcagGAAAATATCAATGCCACTGTGCAGAAGGTTGTACAGGAAATGTTGAAGGATACCGTTGTAAATCATGCAAACAAGGCTACCATGGAATGTACTGTCAAATAG tttcaGGAAACTACCAGTGCCACTGTGCTGAAGGCTGTATAGGAAATATCGAAGAATACATTTGTAAATCGTGCAAAGAAGGCTACTATGGACTTTACTGTCAAATGG AAAACGTGGCTCTCAGAAAACAAGCTCAGCATTCAAAAGAGTGTGAAGATTATTCAGGCAAAGCGTCTATAGCTGTGGATGGTAACACTACTACAGAGTTTGGTGACAAAGCCCCTCATGGGTGCACTTGTTCAATAGGCAAAGACAAATTCTGGAGCGTTGACTTGGGTAAAGAGTAcctgattaaaaacataaaaatataccaGAGGAATCAAA CTCACAATGTACTATATGGACTTCACATTGAAATTGATGGACACGAGTGTTATCGGTGGCCAAATACGAGCGAACCTCCAACCGTTTTTGATGTAACCTGCGACCGTCATGGAAGGAAAGTGACATTCAAGATGCCTGACGACATCGTTGTTCTTGCTTTGTGTGaaattcaaatatttg TGTGTACAGATTTCTGGTATGGTGATGACTGTACCAAAACCTGCAAATGTAGAAATGAAGTCTGTGATAAGAAGACTGGAAAGTGTAAACATTGTCGAGAATCTTTGACTACAGATTCGTGTGACG CGTGTACAGATTTCTGGTATGGTGATGGCTGTGTCAAAACCTGCAATTGTAGAAATAAATATGAAGTCTGCGATAAGAAGACTGGAAAGTGTACAGATTGTCCAGATCATTATACTGGAGATGCGTGTGACG CTTGCGATGATGGCTATTGGGGCAAATATTGTTTGAAGTGTGGTCATTGTAAGGCAGGAGAGATCTGTAATAAAACTACAGGACATTGTCAGGAGTGTCGGACTGGATGGGAGTTACCAAGATGTACAA cgTGTGTGGATTTCATGCACGGTTGTAGCTGTAACATCACCTGCAACTGTGAAGATACAACAGAAATCTGCAATAAGGAAACAGGGGCTTGTGACA GTGAGGCAGATGCGTCAGTTCATGATGGAGCTATTGCTGCGATCGGTGCCATATTGTGTGTGGGGTTCGTCATTGCAGTCGTGGCACAAAGTGTGTCTTTTTGGAGAAG aaagaaaaaagctgGATCCGAAGACAAAGACATTTTG